One region of Halohasta litchfieldiae genomic DNA includes:
- a CDS encoding CheR family methyltransferase — translation MSNTTDNAGFMRVVRHIQDEVDFEPEYYNEAYLNRRISARMRRQDVEEYDDYLSVLQNDPSEKESLMDSLTINVTNFFRNGKMWEELRPVLQELTENNRSVKAWSAPCADGREPYSMYMLAIDDRKIDESRLSVLGTDISDEALESARKGMYNTTRTTDIGEELSLLDHPERYVDVEDNEFTVKPEIRRQIDFERHDLVQDGPKRNYDLIFCRNLLIYIDSEYKLPVFDTLTDSLNEGGYLVVGMTETVPQEIRGDFEPVSKRCRIYKYTPEHT, via the coding sequence ATGAGTAATACAACAGACAACGCGGGCTTCATGCGGGTGGTCCGGCATATCCAAGACGAAGTCGACTTCGAGCCGGAGTACTACAACGAGGCGTATCTCAACCGCCGGATCAGCGCCCGGATGCGCCGCCAAGACGTCGAGGAGTACGACGACTACCTCTCGGTGCTGCAAAACGATCCCAGCGAAAAGGAGTCGCTGATGGATTCGTTGACGATCAACGTCACCAACTTCTTCCGCAACGGGAAGATGTGGGAGGAGCTCAGACCGGTCCTTCAGGAGTTGACCGAGAACAACCGCTCGGTCAAAGCTTGGAGCGCCCCCTGTGCGGACGGCCGGGAGCCGTACTCGATGTACATGCTGGCGATAGACGACCGAAAGATCGACGAATCCCGTCTCTCGGTACTCGGGACCGATATCAGCGACGAGGCGCTTGAAAGTGCTCGCAAGGGGATGTACAACACGACGCGAACGACCGATATCGGCGAGGAGTTGAGTCTGCTCGACCATCCCGAACGGTACGTCGACGTCGAGGACAACGAGTTCACGGTCAAACCCGAGATCCGTCGACAGATCGACTTCGAGCGCCACGACCTCGTCCAAGACGGGCCGAAACGGAACTACGACCTGATCTTCTGTCGGAACCTGTTGATCTACATCGACAGCGAGTACAAACTGCCGGTGTTCGACACGCTGACCGATTCGTTGAACGAGGGTGGCTATCTCGTCGTCGGCATGACCGAGACGGTACCACAGGAGATCCGCGGCGACTTCGAGCCGGTCAGTAAACGATGTCGAATATACAAATATACCCCGGAGCATACGTAG